AATAAGTATAACAGCCTTTCTTCCAAAAAAATGTTCGATGCCATCCTCGTTGGGAAATCTGAGACAGATCAGAGCGTTAAAACAACGCCTTTGGCTGGCACGATCCGTTTACAAAAAGTTTCGCATCTTTCTTTTTCGTCAGTTTTATTTCTAACGCCACttggtttgttttcttttttccgtttttttttttttacaaagtttCGCTATCTTATCCTACGACCGAATTGTacaatcgtttcgttcttcagcGTGTAAATAGTTATATACAAAGACACACTCGAATCACCTCTCCATACGTAACGTATGGTCTCGCAATAAATTTCGCAATAATTACATTCTCACCGTTCTCGTGTTTCCGTAACGGAACTAAGAGTAACTGCTTACAACAAGATATATCGATAAAGCGACGTTTATATACAAGATGTTCCGCGATGCACGATAACGCGCGCATGCGTGTCATCGGATAACGCTTACAGTACAAAGGAGTTAACAATAATGATGGCTTTAGCTATTACTTCCTACAATCATAGAATATATACAAGATGGTAAAAACAAAGCTCGCGCAACGAGACGCTTTCTATACAAATTGCTATCGTATAAGCAAAAGTGTTACTATATTTTAGCGTTTTTTTTTCCATGGCAATGTATGGTTAGGTAGTGATGTATGACTAACGTAACCTTTAAAGTATGTATATCgcaaaaaaatatgtataagcGAATACATATCTTTTTTATGCACGTATGCCTATGTGTttgtatgtatacatacatatatacatacatacatacatacatatatatatatatatatatatatatatatatatatatatatatatacacatatatacatatgtatatacacatatatacacatatatattgtGTGTAGCGAGTTAGAGCGAGGAAAACTAAAAGTAATTTCGCGTCACTGCCATGGATATTTACGATCGCAGGATTTCTCTTACTAAATTTCTAACGTTTATCACGAGGCATTTATGGTAAACTTACAACGTGAATATGAATGGTTAATGCCAGTTCTAACTACTCGGTATGATGTACAGACGATGCTCGCGCAACTGTaaagtttataaaatattttaaatagtgAGCGAAGCCAGCAAAATAGAAGAATATACGATTTCTAATACATCCCGTATCTGTTACATTTGTCCTTTCTCATTCTTACTTCTACGTTCGACGAGTTTTCGTTTCATGAAAGTCTATGGAGCCTTCTTTCAATATACACGTATCGAACGAAGATCTTTTAAAAAATAGTCTCtttgtaattgtttttttacttttatcattttttaccaTTCAAGATCAGTAACAgcaatttatatttgtattctcAGACAATAAAATACGATATTACTcgcagaaaaatattaatacgtaTCGGTATGGTAACTCGACTTattggtaataaaaaaaaaaaaaaaattaatttcaacgatacAACAGCACTGAGTACGCGCAAGTATAGTCCATTTCGAGCACAttgtatgaaataaaatttacgaatCGATTCAACGACTCTAAACAGAACGAGAAAGCAGCTAGAACGATCCAATGTAAGCGAAAACTCAACCAAAAACGTAAATGTACGTATTTAACTATTAACTTGTTACTTAAACGTATCACAATGAAGTATATATTAGTATCATCTTTTTTGTAAGCTACGTTTATGCGAATgaaatcaaatttaatatatgtatatatttatatttatatgtatatgtttGCGTGTGTaaatcttctttctttttaaaaCGATACAAACAAGTACACTATATAAAAATAACGTTTTCCTTTTAAAGATAAAATCACGTTTCAATATCATAGTAAATATCTTTGCAAGAAAACAAAAGGAATCTCTTTGCTTTATATTTTCAGGCATTACTCTATCGGATTTTAGTTACTGTTGGATCATAACGGTAAAAGATCGATCAAGTTAGCACGCGGTTGCGTTAACGATTCCGAAAAGAATTCTGTCAACTTATCGTACAATTCGGTTCTTAAAGTGTGAATATCGCGCGTGGTTGAATAGTACAACGACGTACCCATGTTAACTAAATTTCCTATCACGCTGCCCGAACTGTTCGAATTTGTGGCTTCTCCTAATAAGGAGTTTTGTTCTCTGAATAGAATAGACGTTAACAATTGAAACTGTAACGAAGAAATGCATAAAGTTCAAAATGCAAAATCAATAAAATGTAGTCACCCGTTACTGATAAAAGATGTTAATACCTCTTTTGTCTGTTCCACATCGTTATGATCGATAATCTCCGATACTTTCGTCTGTAAATATTCGAGCGCTTCGACACTGTTGTTCAAAGCTAGTTCTTCAAACTTGTGCTTTCTAATAAGTAGTTTGCATCTTTTTAGAATTTGTTCGTGGGAGGGCCTGCATAATTTTAGTTGCCAGAAATCATCGAGCCGTATGTTTCGAAGCCAGAACCTTCCAGGGTTTCCACCAAACAAGAAATGAACCTaacgaataataatagtaaaggGCTATTATAAGCTACAACGAGAGAAAAGTTTCTCGTATATGATATGCAACGAACCTTCTTCGCGTGATCGTAAACTAATTGATGCGCGAATCGTGGACAGGGCTCGTAATCTTGCATTTTGTTCCAGTATTTCTCACCAATATTCTCGTTTCGATAAATGCAAGACCACTTATTGTTCTTAATATTGTAAACCCAGAAAGAATTTTGTACATTGTACTTTCGCTTTTCTTTGTCTTTACTTAAACCCTGagcaaaaaataattaaaaggaaTTCAAATATCGTTTCATCCAATgttgatttttaataataatgataacaaCTATTACTCGcatcgttattattttcaataataagaATTTCACAATACAAACCGATAAAACGTAAATTTCTCCCAATTCAGGATCAATCGTCGCTCTTTGCGTAAAACCGACTGCGGGAAAGTGATTCGAATCTTTCGAACTAAGATCGTTAAGGCTTATGTGCTCAATGTGATTTGTATCAATTTCGTATGTGAAAAAATCGTTAAGATATTCTTTGCCCCTTTGACCCGCGAAAATATACAGTTTCCTCAATCCCTGCGAAAAGGTGAAACTTTCAAATTATATTATACTTAAAGAGTATCATCGAAATAACTTCTCAAATATATACCGGATGGAACAGCATAGAATGTCCGGCTCTGGACTTAATAGTTGATATATTAGGAGAGCATGGTCTCGCAATATCGCAGGCAAGTCTATTCCATGTACCCGTCGGTACATGGTAGGAATACAGTCCAGAAAATATTGGTTCGGTCGGAACTGGTACCATGCCGTACTCATCGGTACTGTAGATTAGATGAACCTTTTAACATGCTAATTGCTACATTCATTGTGTCGTTGAACTTACTTCGGAGAAACAAGTACTCGACCGCCAAAAATGTAAATGGTTCGCTTTTCAACGTCCATAGACATCTGATGATCGAAAATTAATTGCGGTCCTCCTACAGCTCCTGTGTCTTCTGATATTTGTGTCCAATTGTTCGATTCGATATCGTAAACGAAAAAATCGCTCTTCAAATTTTCCGGTGTTCTATACTCTGTATCTAAGTATCTGCCAAGGGTAAAAAGTTGTCTACGTTCTGGATCAAGGCACATTTTATGACAAGATCTTGCACTTGGACCACCCTACAATTAGGCATTTAAATTCTCTATCCAACGACATTTACTCTTCTTTGATTACCTACCACCGATTCGGTATTTTTACATATGATGGTCCACTTATTAGAAGCTACATTGTATGTCCACAAATCTGAGAGGTCTTGATTTCCATCCCATCCGCCGAAAAGGTAAACAAGTTCCGCGGATGGATCGAGTACCATTTGATGACCTCCTCTCATTCCAGGCTTAGGGTCAACGGTTGACAATTTAGTCCAAACTGCTCTGTAGGTCTGAGCATTGATATAATCGTTTGAAAGACCCACTGCAATGTAAATTGTATTACTTTCCAAAATTACGTCCATTTATTTTTTCCGCGAAAATAGAAAATGGGGGACTCACTCATTACAGCATTACTTATAAAGCGTTCAGCTTGCAGATGATCACCCTTTGTAACTAATAAATCGTATAATCCTGTCATTCTTGGATCTTCCAATGGAATCCCGGTAACTCTCTGCAAAGTTTCTACAATCTCTGGTTGCTCGAGTCTCCTGAAGTGTTTCATGCACAGTCTTATTACTTCCTTTTGACGATACtagaatgtaaaaataattatgttcACAAAAAATAAATGCACATTACTCTGTGATTACACGATATAAAAACTCagtgtgtaattaatttttcagtCCACGCATATTTGACGGAAAACCAAATATATATTGCTTTATTTACCACATTGAACCATTCGATACTAGGCTTGACAATTTTAGGATCGTCGATACCAGTTAATCGTACATgccaaatagaaaaattaaaactgGGACCCCAAGATTGTAATGGATGAATCTTTATGTATctaatcgaaaaataattcccATCGTTTCCTAGTATATGTTTTAAATCAAATGTCTCTGGTATAGAATCATTTTTCAGTCCGCTAAAAGGatataaatatttgtcaatTACATATGTTCAATCGTCTCTTTAACCGTTAAGTTTTGAACCTACCTTACTAAGAGCTCCATCATATTTTCTGGTTCTAGGCCACCATACACTTTAAACTTTTTTATGTTACACACATGTGTTTTCTCGTATTTTCCAAATGTAATTGTTTTTACAACTGACGGATATTGCAATTTTAATATAAGAAACTGAAAAACCAAGATATCTGTCACAtgtatttatacttttatacattatatcgacaacattgatattaaatttattcactAAATTAAATAAAGATTCACGCCTTGAGCGGTTTATAAGCTTGTTAAAAACCTTTTCGATTttgtaaacgtatatcgtgttattttttaacaatgtttACCTGTGGATGATTGTCAATATCAGAAGACCAGCGTGACGTCTGATCCGATGGCTTATCTACAAGGATATttctaaaagaaaaacgaacaacATTAATATAAAGTTTCTTACGAAATCCGGCGTGATCGAGacagttatttattttataatttcacgTATATAACGTGTTCATTTTTCATCGTAACCGTTACTTTAGGTTAGAGAATCGTCATCGGCTAACAACCATTTTCTAGCCTGTAATTACGAACTTATAGTCGTAAGTAAATTGTTCGTGTAGCGGGAGATGCTTACTCTGGCACGTAAGACGAAGAAAAGCTGGAGTACTTGTAAATTTTAAACTCCAAAACTTTTGGAAAATCGCTATTCTCGTTGGACGCCATGTTACACAAATGACATAAGCTTTAGCACTAACTGTGTGTGCCATTTTCATAGATATGTATCTATAGATGAGCGCCATGTGAAAACATGACCCGGTGAACGGTAGTAGTGTATGATAATACACTTGAAGTTAATCGTTTATGCCGAAAACTCTACGagcttacatatatatatatatatatatatatatatatatacattatatgatatttattcgtttataattgtaataataaaagaTGAAACATTATCATAACGTTCAAATGTTGTATTTGCAATAGACGTGTGTTAACACTTGAGGATTCCGTTTTATTTACACACCGTTTTAAAGAAttcataaatacatatattctaTTCTTTCATGTACACTCAAAGTAGATGTAGTGTCAACACCTGTGACAGATACaaaacataaaaatatacacAATTTACAGTTGTAGACCAAGGGCAAAAAAGTTACAACAAAAAATATAGTTTGTGTAAACTATAGTAAACACCGAATCGTATCGCTTAttgattaataaaatataacagCTTTTGCATCCACATTTCTTATTCTCGAACACGCACTTAATCTTGATTATGCTTACAATGTTATATACAGTCAGGTATCACCGATTTAACTAAAAAGATTCACTTAAGAGTCAGAGAAAATCGGGCTTAACTCAGTTCGAAGCCTGCACTAGCTTGTATCGCGTATAAAAGTTTCTCGCGTAAAGTTTTCTCGTCCGGAAACTCTGGAAGTTTCAGTAGATTCATACAGGTACTGGAAGTTGGCAAGTGATCTACACTACCAGCTTGTTGAATGCAAAAAGGTGGATCGAGTTCCTGAAAAATTAAAAGcatatattattaaatagttTGCCAGATGATAGGAAACAGAAGGGAAGCAGTAAATGTTATTGCTTCGTACGTACGTACCTTGAATCCAAGTAACGGTGGTCGACTGCAACTCGTAACAAACTTGAGTAGCTGCCTTTTTTGCTGATCGTTAAACTCATTAACGACTTTCCAGAAAGCGGCGATTGTTGGATGATCGGGAGCATAACCTCCGGTGTAGTTTGTATGTAATTTCAAGTCATTTACGTCGACGGGAATCTGTGCACCCGATATCAAAATTTGCAGCTCTTTGTTACTGAACATTTGAAGCCAATCCAAGGGCACCACATTACCAATACCTTGCTTGAACGCATAACATTGTGCTCTAATCTGTTTGTTCAGCTTGTAGTCAGCCATCAAATGGATATACTCGATACGATTATGATTTGTGACAGGAATATTGGCACCGCTTGATTTCAATTCATTGACTCGTCGTTCACCTAGCTCATCCGACAATATGGTAAAGTCCAGGCCAAGATCAGCAACGTCGCCTTTGTAacttttcagatacaagaggttCCTGTACATAATCGGATCTAAGGAGGCTAAATGATGAACGTCAACATCCGATTGGCGACCAACGattttcgatagaaaaaatTCCGCGAACGGAAGCTCGACCAATAAATTCTCGTACAAAGCTTTTCCAAGAATTCtaccgataaaataataatgttttaGGAAATCATCGACCAATAATTGTACCGTAGGATTTGGATACAACATATTGTCCCTTGTAAGCTTGAAGAAGCCTCTGTTAGGGTCGAAGCTcgtttttagcagttctgataaAAATTCTCTAAACAGACCACCACCGTCTATACCAGCTTCTTCTAACCCAGCCGAATTAACAAACTGCACGCGCATTTTTAGTCGTAATTCTGATTCTTTTTCCGGCGATAACTTTTGGAACGCGTCTTCGTACAGGTAGTTCCTTCTTACCGATATCTTTATTAATGGTCCTTGCAAGAAGTTTGTTACATCGCCTTGTTGTTCCGTTTTGTCTCGATAAATTAACGACTGAAATACCACCACTCGATCGCTGAACGGCACAACGAATGGTAACTCGCGAAGGAGCGTCAATGTTCGAACTTCCTTCGAGGACAGAGGTGGTCCTTTCTCCAGCTCTTTTCGCGGAAACACTCGAAACCCTTGAAATGGAATGTATCCCCTAAGTCTACATCTGCGAAACGTGAAATCTTGAGGTTTATCTATGGGTATCACGATGTTCGAAGCGATCCAATGCCCTTCCGGACAAAATTGTTGTCTTAAATCTCGTGTATGCAACTGACGTAACAAACCAACTGTTACTTTGAACAAATGCGTCCACATTTGTGTATCCTGTTGATTCTGAATGGAACACGCTGGACCAAGAACAGCGGTTTTGTAATTGTCTCGTACAGTTGGTCGACTATCGGGAAATGCAAGTTCGACTAAGCCCAAGCAGACACCTTTCAAGTGACTCGAGAGCTGTATCAATTCTGAAATTGTGAACGGCATCGCCTGTTGCCCGTTTGGATCCAACGGCTGCTCAGttgtatcgataaaaaattctgTATCATGTAACGTTGGAATAAGTAAACTAAATAATGAACAAAATACGGCTAATAACGGAACTATTTTTTTCGTGTCTTCACTCGAGAGACTAAGTCCCCGCGATATAATCTGAAGTAGAGGTGTCGCTCCACCAAATAACGACACTTGATACACCGACAGTAGAGCGGTCcataaattctttaaaaatactGGCTTGAAAGCGagcatgtataataatttatacttatGAATGGCTAATTTGTTGGTGATCAGCAAGTGATGACAGAGTTGGCACAACGGTTGCAATACGGCGGGATCTTTGCTTCGATCCACCGCTAAGAGTATTTCCTGAACACGTTGCTGTTCATTCAGCATTTCTAGGCACTGATGTAAAATATCAGCTTCTTCTTTATCGACCATACTTGAATTCGATTCCGTATCCGAATCATCTGCTTGCTCTGTGATCTCTTCAGTAGTCAACGGAATTATCGTCGAACTCGTAGATGCAAGAACTTGTAAATAGTTAATAAGAGCATCTTTATATTTACATGTAGCTGTAATTCAAAAAAAGTAATTACTCCAATTACCTTTTTACTTTTCATAACTACAATAGTATCGCATTTGTTTTTTATATACTTACAGAATCGATTTGATTCTAAAGATAAAATGGAATAAAGCAAACTTATTGTAGGCTCTATTTCCATTCTATTAATGCAATCGATTAATTGAATGTATggaaattctttaaattcagaCAATGAGGGAATGATAAACATTCGAATGGGATTAGACATTCTTGGGCATAGTATACTTCCACAAAGCTCCTGTAAAACGAGCATAGAAAAATCATCTTTCTGGTCTAGGAAAGAAATTAAGTCTAGTGGTCGCTTTATCATATCCACTAAACATTTTGAAATTGGAGTTGCTGGGATAGAAGTTGGTTCCAACAAAGGTGGGACTTTCTTGTCTATCAATTTTCTTAATTGATCAAAGTACTTGTGCTTtatcaaatatataaatatggtTTCTAGATGTTTATAACTACTTCCTCGTAAAATCTTTTCTGTATCTTCTCTGTTAGTAAATGTTTCTAAAGCTCTCAATGGTATAGCCAATGAATAAGCTCCGTCCATTAAGACTTCCGAATTATGTTGCATACACATACGAAGCATCCacctataaaattatttttttaatattacgaGACAATATacacaaaaattatattatgtTCTTTCTATTAAAACTTACCTTAGTCTCCACAACCATTCAGGACAATTTAcacatttttgtttaatttcttgCTCGTGctttaaaaaatgttgaaacgtCCAAACAAGTCTACCGGTATCCAGTGTATAGtcataaaagaataataattttcgaaaatatagtaCTAAATCTTCTAAATTCACATTTCTACGACCAGTTATTTGTTGTTCTTCATCAAATTCTtttctcacaaccattcttatATGCTTCCTAATGATGAAGCTACGTATAAACGCTTGAATTTTTAATGCAGCATTGTGTCGTCTACGTTGTTGTTCTCGTTTTAAACGTTCTAACTGTGCATGCTGCAAGAGAATTGACTTTTCTGCTCGATCATCCCTTTTACTTGCACCAGCTAAATTTTGTTGAGGTTTACGTCTATAATCTCCTTCAAAGTTGTACATGTTGTATCTATGTCTTTTCAATAGTATAACACCCCTATTCATATCTCTAAAAGAAAATAccaaaaacaattaatattGTCATGTTTTTGATTAatttaaagtatttaaaaacggATGATGTTTTAGAGAACTTACCGTACGAGGGGGCTTATGATGGCAACTTCAGCTGACAATTCACTAGCCTTATTAATATGCATTAAACACAAATATTTTGCAAGAGAATGTCATTTCGTAAAAACCCCGATACTTTGCGAATATTTCACTGCTTATCCCTACATCCTTGGGAATATTTA
This window of the Ptiloglossa arizonensis isolate GNS036 chromosome 5, iyPtiAriz1_principal, whole genome shotgun sequence genome carries:
- the Muskelin gene encoding muskelin 1, encoding MASNENSDFPKVLEFKIYKYSSFSSSYVPENILVDKPSDQTSRWSSDIDNHPQFLILKLQYPSVVKTITFGKYEKTHVCNIKKFKVYGGLEPENMMELLVSGLKNDSIPETFDLKHILGNDGNYFSIRYIKIHPLQSWGPSFNFSIWHVRLTGIDDPKIVKPSIEWFNVYRQKEVIRLCMKHFRRLEQPEIVETLQRVTGIPLEDPRMTGLYDLLVTKGDHLQAERFISNAVMMGLSNDYINAQTYRAVWTKLSTVDPKPGMRGGHQMVLDPSAELVYLFGGWDGNQDLSDLWTYNVASNKWTIICKNTESVGGPSARSCHKMCLDPERRQLFTLGRYLDTEYRTPENLKSDFFVYDIESNNWTQISEDTGAVGGPQLIFDHQMSMDVEKRTIYIFGGRVLVSPNTDEYGMVPVPTEPIFSGLYSYHVPTGTWNRLACDIARPCSPNISTIKSRAGHSMLFHPGLRKLYIFAGQRGKEYLNDFFTYEIDTNHIEHISLNDLSSKDSNHFPAVGFTQRATIDPELGEIYVLSGLSKDKEKRKYNVQNSFWVYNIKNNKWSCIYRNENIGEKYWNKMQDYEPCPRFAHQLVYDHAKKVHFLFGGNPGRFWLRNIRLDDFWQLKLCRPSHEQILKRCKLLIRKHKFEELALNNSVEALEYLQTKVSEIIDHNDVEQTKEFQLLTSILFREQNSLLGEATNSNSSGSVIGNLVNMGTSLYYSTTRDIHTLRTELYDKLTEFFSESLTQPRANLIDLLPL
- the LOC143147541 gene encoding ubiquitin-protein ligase E3C, with amino-acid sequence MHINKASELSAEVAIISPLVRDMNRGVILLKRHRYNMYNFEGDYRRKPQQNLAGASKRDDRAEKSILLQHAQLERLKREQQRRRHNAALKIQAFIRSFIIRKHIRMVVRKEFDEEQQITGRRNVNLEDLVLYFRKLLFFYDYTLDTGRLVWTFQHFLKHEQEIKQKCVNCPEWLWRLRWMLRMCMQHNSEVLMDGAYSLAIPLRALETFTNREDTEKILRGSSYKHLETIFIYLIKHKYFDQLRKLIDKKVPPLLEPTSIPATPISKCLVDMIKRPLDLISFLDQKDDFSMLVLQELCGSILCPRMSNPIRMFIIPSLSEFKEFPYIQLIDCINRMEIEPTISLLYSILSLESNRFSTCKYKDALINYLQVLASTSSTIIPLTTEEITEQADDSDTESNSSMVDKEEADILHQCLEMLNEQQRVQEILLAVDRSKDPAVLQPLCQLCHHLLITNKLAIHKYKLLYMLAFKPVFLKNLWTALLSVYQVSLFGGATPLLQIISRGLSLSSEDTKKIVPLLAVFCSLFSLLIPTLHDTEFFIDTTEQPLDPNGQQAMPFTISELIQLSSHLKGVCLGLVELAFPDSRPTVRDNYKTAVLGPACSIQNQQDTQMWTHLFKVTVGLLRQLHTRDLRQQFCPEGHWIASNIVIPIDKPQDFTFRRCRLRGYIPFQGFRVFPRKELEKGPPLSSKEVRTLTLLRELPFVVPFSDRVVVFQSLIYRDKTEQQGDVTNFLQGPLIKISVRRNYLYEDAFQKLSPEKESELRLKMRVQFVNSAGLEEAGIDGGGLFREFLSELLKTSFDPNRGFFKLTRDNMLYPNPTVQLLVDDFLKHYYFIGRILGKALYENLLVELPFAEFFLSKIVGRQSDVDVHHLASLDPIMYRNLLYLKSYKGDVADLGLDFTILSDELGERRVNELKSSGANIPVTNHNRIEYIHLMADYKLNKQIRAQCYAFKQGIGNVVPLDWLQMFSNKELQILISGAQIPVDVNDLKLHTNYTGGYAPDHPTIAAFWKVVNEFNDQQKRQLLKFVTSCSRPPLLGFKELDPPFCIQQAGSVDHLPTSSTCMNLLKLPEFPDEKTLREKLLYAIQASAGFELS